One region of Nothobranchius furzeri strain GRZ-AD chromosome 16, NfurGRZ-RIMD1, whole genome shotgun sequence genomic DNA includes:
- the LOC129152262 gene encoding leucine zipper putative tumor suppressor 2 homolog, translating to MALVQALPISAEPHTPSHSVGARRRHPSGPSPPIHPPPSMGSVSSLVAARPVTYQDLGARVRRSTAGTSCLGSESPQDPLLHNILPLKNQSCTTSSRVLEKESGNGNYTYINEDYVGDWNDNHVTPGSPESDREDIKEGLGLNGKPPPRLIPVSGKLEKNMEKTVLRPTAFKPVIPKSRSSMQYLSPHHCANASESQNNLNLLSPAHRDASPSCTEKRSSYSGGRNASNGSSQSCSLSDSGRNSLCSLPPYNSASYSLASGDAPAGHLEPTKGVPSVGAHGQTNSDSGRSSSSKSTGSGSLGGRGQPLSDSGSGGRSPGPVEGYEGVVRDLEDKLRERELELQQLRDNLDENEAAICQVYEEKQKRFELELEELRQSCATRMQVASQKAQRAQQVLQLQVYQLQQEKKKLQEDFAQLLKEREQLEERCTSYEHEKIQLGPRLEETKWEVCQKSGEISLLKQQLKEVQSELAQRVGEIVSLRSQLRDTRGELTNTQVLLQEAHGTNRTRTMELEVCENELQRRKSEAELLREKVGRLEGELANLKDTLASQAAGNRHCQVFQDTEEHLLAYESDEAKAQRQSSTEALQNMKVQMERLKSDLAFERQTVEQQSGSFEEERRIWQEEKDKVIRYQKQLQENYVQMYRRNRELEQMLQELSLELESREEDEGSGNEINFDEIAATEI from the exons ATGGCCCTGGTTCAGGCTCTGCCCATATCGGCTGAGCCTCACACCCCGAGCCACAGCGTTGGAGCTCGCAGACGTCACCCCTCTGGTCCTtcaccacccatccacccaccaccTTCGATGGGTTCTGTCAGCAGCCTGGTCGCCGCTCGCCCTGTAACCTACCAGGATCTGGGGGCCAGAGTCCGGCGTTCTACTGCTGGAACTTCCTGCCTGGGCTCCGAGTCTCCTCAGGATCCGCTGCTGCACAACATCCTACCCCTGAAGAACCAGAGCTGCACAACGTCTAGCAGAGTTCTGGAGAAGGAGAGTGGGAACGGGAACTACACCTACATAAACGAGGACTATGTCGGTGACTGGAATGATAATCATGTTACTCCTGGCAGCCCTGAAAGCGACAGAGAGGACATTAAAGAAGGGTTGGGATTAAATGGAAAACCTCCTCCGAGATTGATTCCAGTCTCTGGAAAACTCGAGAAG AACATGGAGAAAACAGTGCTGCGGCCCACTGCCTTCAAACCCGTCATTCCCAAAAGCCGCTCTTCCATGCAGTACCTCTCCCCTCACCACTGTGCTAACGCATCAGAAAGCCAAAACAACCTGAACCTGCTCAGCCCCGCCCACAGGGACGCGTCACCGTCCTGCACTGAGAAACGCAGCTCCTACAGCGGAGGAAGGAACGCCAGCAATGGTAGCAGCCAGTCCTGCTCGTTGTCCGACTCGGGCCGGAACTCCCTCTGCAGCCTGCCCCCTTACAACAGTGCCAGCTACAGCCTGGCGTCAGGGGACGCCCCAGCAGGTCACCTGGAGCCCACAAAGGGCGTCCCATCAGTCGGTGCACATGGCCAGACCAACTCAGACAGTGGACGCTCTTCCTCCAGTAAAAGCACTGGTTCTGGATCGTTGGGGGGCCGAGGGCAGCCTCTGTCTGACAGCGGGTCTGGCGGACGCTCTCCTGGCCCCGTGGAGGGTTACGAAGGGGTTGTGAGGGATCTGGAGGAcaaactgagagagagagagttggagCTGCAGCAACTCCGAGACAATCTAGATGAGAATGAAGCTGCAATATGTCAG GTTTATGAGGAGAAGCAGAAGCGCTTTGAGTTGGAGCTGGAGGAGCTGAGGCAGAGCTGTGCCACCAGGATGCAGGTAGCTTCTCAGAAGGCCCAGAGGGCTCAGCAGGTGCTTCAGCTGCAG GTTTATCAGCTCCagcaggagaagaagaagctgcagGAGGACTTTGCTCAGCTTCTGAAGGAGAGGGAGCAGCTAGAGGAGCGCTGTACTTCCTACGAGCATGAGAAGATCCAGCTGGGACCCCGGCTGGAGGAGACCAAGTGGGAG GTGTGCCAGAAGTCAGGAGAAATCTCCCTGCTGAAGCAGCAGCTGAAGGAGGTGCAGAGTGAGTTGGCTCAGCGAGTTGGAGAGATCGTCTCACTGCGGAGTCAGCTTCGAGATACCCGCGGTGAGCTGACCaacacccaggttctgctccaggagGCCCACGGCACAAACCGCACACGCACCATGGAGCTGGAGGTGTGTGAAAACGAGCTCCAGCGTCGAAAGAGTGAAGCGGAACTGCTCAGAGAAAAGGTAGGACGCCTCGAGGGAGAGCTGGCTAATCTCAAAGACACCTTGGCCAGTCAGGCAGCAGGTAACAGACATTGTCAGGTGTTCCAGGACACAGAGGAGCACCTGCTTGCATACGAGAGCGATGAGGCGAAGGCCCAGAGGCAGAGCAGCACCGAGGCCCTGCAGAACATGAAAGTGCAGATGGAAAGGCTGAAATCAGACTTGGCCTTTGAGCGCCAGACGGTTGAGCAGCAATCGGGAAGCTTTGAGGAAGAGCGCAGGATATGGCAGGAGGAGAAGGACAAAGTAATCCGCTACCAGAAGCAGCTGCAGGAGAACTATGTGCAGATGTATCGCAGGAACCGAGAGCTGGAGCAGATGCTGCAGGAGCTCAGTCTGGAACTGGAGAGCAGAGAGGAGGACGAGGGCAGCGGGAACGAGATCAACTTTGACGAAATCGCGGCGACAGAAATCTGA
- the LOC107387657 gene encoding PDZ domain-containing protein 7, translated as MASSSDPSRREKTSGTHGMHTATRNLLRKKEQRQRGIRSSSPMGRVILINSPVDGGDDSEDLHTITVDKSLDGKLGFSVRGGSEHGLGIFVSKVEDDSTAEEAGLQVGDKLVEVNGVSLESITMSSAVKVLTGNNRLRMVVRRVGKVPGIRYSKEKTTWVDLVHRRMVVEESGRTPSEVSSGSSLHRIVHLYTTSDDYCLGFNIRGGKEFGLGIYVSKLDSGGLAEQNGIKMGDQILAANGVSFEDISHSSAVEVLKSHTHIMLTIKEAGRYPAYKEMVAEYRWLNKLANGVQQSSSQASDSNSSASSLSSGTPVSSLSGLSQVMFPPSLSFGSDMVDVCISTEDLRSESELTETAIQTDIPSQKMATDTTRSLGPTTLLKDTAIRGEEGSRRWKESPKTAVLLALSRPSRPISRSQSQVTVAEIKQKKGKNQKGKDQEEKSTLQRSKTFVNLLFKGGRKRDTSSGRSKSPSRETATKEGRKLSSMPNSEMLGVVEDMAHRLLAGEEVAVVMKACRRYIAERSVENLIRHLLVVLDRPEKLLLLREVRMLLPPSDLDMFNTLVTTVEVEAYDILKYRSVRTPPLRSPMSGRAPKRRLITPIPDYRGGFELHNTEEVEKESHLLEELEKLSLTGSQGSRGTTRTSRSFTALLDIPVDGYNSESRSLRPRSVSPGLPNWLLAHSSDPHPPLHTDIGTIRSIHFDEVSLHSTSNKTEVPSERGRTTFRSSHGKIRKERSEDRSKQAVFTLHGASHRSRPLLSQVFGTNLDQQVNGHQTPSEKELNGSDPEREHQLKTISITKTKPSLGISISGGMESKVQPMVKIEKIFPGGAASTCEVLKAGFELVSVDGASLQGVTHQHAVDIIRKAFSNKAKDSMVFVVKVPKNL; from the exons ATGGCTTCCTCATCAGACCCGTCCCGCAGGGAGAAGACCTCCGGGACACACGGGATGCACACAGCTACACGTAATCTCTTGCGAAAGAAGGAGCAGCGCCAGCGTGGAATCCGATCCTCTTCGCCCATGGGTCGGGTCATCCTCATCAACTCTCCTGTGGACG GTGGAGATGACAGCGAGGACCTCCACACCATCACAGTGGATAAGAGTTTGGACGGGAAGCTAGGGTTCAGCGTGCGCGGAGGCTCAGAACATGGCCTCGGCATCTTTGTCAGTAAGGTGGAGGATGACAGCACAGCAG AGGAGGCAGGCCTGCAAGTGGGAGATAAACTGGTGGAGGTGAATGGCGTCAGCCTGGAGAGCATCACCATGAGCAGTGCCGTGAAGGTCTTGACAGGCAACAACAGGCTGAGGATGGTGGTGAGGAGGGTCGGGAAAGTCCCTGGCATCCGCTATTCCAAAGAGAAAACTACCTG GGTGGACCTGGTCCACAGGCGAATGGTGGTGGAGGAGAGTGGACGGACACCTTCAGAAGTCAGCTCAGGCAGCTCCTTGCACAGGATCGTCCACCTTTACACAACCTCTGATGACTACTGTCTGGGCTTCAACATACGAGGGGGGAAGGAGTTTGGACTGGGCATCTATGTGTCCAA ACTGGACTCAGGCGGTCTGGCCGAGCAGAACGGAATTAAGATGGGGGACCAGATCCTGGCTGCTAATGGTGTGAGCTTTGAGGACATCAGCCACAGCAGTGCTGTGGAGGTGCTGAAGAGCCACACTCACATCATGCTGACCATCAAG GAAGCAGGACGTTATCCAGCCTACAAAGAGATGGTGGCAGAATACAGGTGGCTCAATAAAT TGGCCAATGGTGTTCAGCAGTCGTCCTCCCAAGCATCTGACTCCAACTCCTCAGCCTCCTCTTTGTCTTCCGGGACTCCGGTCAGCTCTCTGAGTGGCCTGTCCCAGGTCATGTTTCCACCCAGCCTGTCGTTTGGTTCAGACATGGTAGACGTCTGCATCTCCACCGAGGacctgag GTCTGAGTCAGAGCTAACTGAGACAGCCATCCAGACGGACATTCCCTCTCAGAAAATGGCCACAGATACGACTCGCAGCCTCGGACCAACAACTCTGCTCAAAGACACGGCGATCCGTGGAGAGGAGGGTAGCAGACGATGGAAAGAGTCGCCCAAGACGGCCGTGCTGCTGGCGCTCAGCAGACCCAGCCGACCCATCAGCAGGTCGCAGAGCCAAGTCACCGTTGCAG AGATCAAGCAGAAGAAAGGGAAGAATCAGAAGGGGAAAGATCAAGAGGAAAAAAGCACCCTGCAGCGCTCAAAGACTTTTGTTAATCTGTTGTTCAAAGGAGGACGCAAGAGAGACACGTCCAGCGGGCGCTCCAAGTCTCCATCCAGAGAGACGGCCACTAAAG AGGGACGAAAGCTCAGCTCTATGCCAAACTCAGAGATGCTGGGGGTGGTGGAGGACATGGCCCACAGGCTGCTTGCTGGGGAGGAGGTGGCTGTAGTGATGAAGGCCTGTCGAAGG TACATAGCAGAGAGGTCTGTGGAGAACCTGATCCGCCACCTGCTGGTTGTGTTGGACCGACCTGAAAAGCTGTTGCTGCTGAGAGAAGTCAG AATGCTGCTTCCACCCTCTGACCTGGACATGTTCAACACCTTAGTCACGACTGTTGAAGTGGAAGCCTACGACATCCTCAAATATCGCTCAG TCCGAACTCCTCCTCTTCGCTCTCCCATGTCTGGTCGAGCACCCAAACGGCGCCTCATCACTCCCATTCCAG ATTACAGAGGAGGCTTCGAGCTCCACAATACAGAGGAGGTGGAAAAGGAGAGccacctgctggaggagctggagaaGCTCAGCCTCACTGGTTCACAGGGATCCAGAGGGACAACTAGGACCTCCAGATCCTTCACAGCCCTGCTGGACATACCTGTGGATGGATACAACTCAGAGTCTAGAAGCCTCAGACCCCGTTCTGTCAGCCCAGGGCTCCCCAACTGGCTGTTGGCCCACAGCAGTGACCCCCATCCTCCTCTCCACACAGACATCGGCACAATTCGCTCCATCCACTTTGATGAGGTTTCACTGCACTCCACCTCAAACAAGACAGAAGTGCCTTCGGAGAGGGGACGGACTACTTTCAGAAGCAGTCACGGCAAGATCAGGAAGGAGAGAAGCGAAGACAGGAGTAAGCAGGCTGTGTTTACACTGCACGGTGCCAGTCACAGGAGTCGGCCCTTGTTGTCTCAGGTGTTTGGCACAAATCTGGACCAGCAGGTAAACGGCCACCAGACTCCTTCTGAGAAGGAACTCAACGGTTCTGATCCAGAACGGGAGCACCAGCTAAAAACCATCAGCATCACCAAAACCAAACCGTCTCTGG GAATCAGTATATCTGGTGGGATGGAGTCAAAGGTTCAGCCGATGGTGAAGATAGAGAagatctttcctggaggcgctgccTCCACCTGTGAGGTACTCAAG GCAGGATTTGAGTTGGTGTCGGTGGATGGAGCTTCCCTGCAAGGAGTCACCCATCAACATGCCGTGGACATCATCCGTAAAGCCTTCAGCAACAAGGCCAAAGACTCCATGGTGTTTGTGGTGAAAGTTCCCAAAAACCTTTGA